A region of Rhodospirillales bacterium DNA encodes the following proteins:
- a CDS encoding nitrate reductase subunit alpha has translation MSHFLDRLMFFRKNVEAFSGAHGTVTNEDRTWEDGYRGRWSHDRIVRSTHGANCTGSCSWKIYVKGGIVTWETQQTDYPRTRPDLPNHEPRGCSRGASYSWYLYSANRVKYPLVRGRLLRLWRAAKAVSPDPVTAWASIVEDPAKARTYREVRGRGGFVRAGWDEINELIAAANAYTVKRHGPDRIIGFSPIPAMSMVSYAAGSRYLSLIGGVCMSFYDWYCDLPPSSPQTWGEQTDVPESADWYNSTFIMMWGSNVPQTRTPDAHFMTEVRYKGAKTVTVTPDYSEASKFADVWLAPKQGTDAALAMAMGHVVLSEWHVKGRSAYFDDYCRRYTDMPMLVRLEKRDGRYVAGRFLRASDFVDGKGETNNPDWKTLCVDDATGNIAVPTGTVGFRWGQQGKWNLETRDATTGSEFKPRLTLAAGHDEVVPVGFPYFGNIAHEHFKSTAHESVLDRNVPAKRLALKDGEALVATVYDLFLANYGVDRGLGGGNVAASFDDDVPYTPAWQERITGVPRASVVEVARAFAENAHKTNGKSMVILGAAVNHWYHADMNYRAIINLLVMCGCVGQSGGGWAHYVGQEKLRPQTGWAPLAFALDWHRPPKQMNSTSFFYLHTGQWRYEKVGVESILSPLEKGSVKGSLVDLNVRAERMGWLPSAPQLAANALDVCRDAAAAGKDPVAYACDALKNRTLRMASEDPDNPVNFPRNMFVWRSNLLGSSGKGHEYFLKHLLGTQHGVQGKDLGEEGAEKPLEVRWRDAPDGKLDLLVTLDFRMSTTCMYSDIVLPTATWYEKHDLNTSDMHPFIHPLTAAVDPAWEARSDWEIFKGIARSFSEVCKPHLGVEKELVLTPIMHDTPGELAQAFEPKDWGAGECELVPGRTAPSMAVVERDYPNTYRKFTSLGPLMVKAGNGGKGIGWNTDDEVKFLGELNGVVTEDGVSKGLPRIETDIDAAEVILSLAPETNGHVAVKAWAALGKATGRDHRHLAEAREDDKIRFRDTVAQPRKIISSPTWSGLESEKVSYNAGYTNVHELIPWRTLTGRQQLYQDHAWMRAFGEALCSYRPPVDTGTIAPLLGKRGNGNRELVLNFITPHQKWGIHSTYTDNLLMLTLSRGGPIVWLSETDAKAAGIEDNDWIEAFNANGALVARAVVSQRVPSGMVMMYHAQEKIVNVPGSEITGARGGIHNSVTRACPKPTHMIGGYAQQSYGFNYYGTIGTNRDEFVIVRKMANIDWLDGPLVAPAAR, from the coding sequence ATGAGCCACTTCCTCGACCGGCTGATGTTCTTCCGCAAGAATGTCGAAGCCTTCTCGGGCGCCCACGGCACCGTCACCAACGAGGACCGGACGTGGGAGGACGGCTACCGCGGCCGCTGGAGCCACGACCGGATCGTGCGCTCCACGCACGGCGCCAACTGCACCGGCTCCTGCTCGTGGAAGATCTACGTCAAGGGCGGGATCGTCACCTGGGAGACGCAGCAGACCGACTACCCGCGCACGCGGCCGGACCTGCCGAACCACGAGCCGCGCGGCTGCTCGCGCGGCGCCAGCTACAGCTGGTACCTCTACAGCGCCAACCGCGTGAAGTACCCGCTGGTGCGCGGGCGGCTGCTGCGCCTGTGGCGCGCCGCCAAGGCGGTCTCGCCGGACCCGGTGACCGCGTGGGCGTCGATCGTCGAGGATCCCGCCAAGGCGCGGACCTACCGCGAGGTGCGCGGCCGCGGCGGCTTCGTGCGCGCCGGCTGGGACGAGATCAACGAGCTGATCGCCGCCGCCAACGCCTACACCGTCAAGCGGCACGGCCCCGACCGGATCATCGGATTCTCGCCGATCCCGGCGATGTCGATGGTCTCCTACGCCGCCGGCTCGCGCTACCTGTCGCTGATCGGCGGCGTCTGCATGAGCTTCTACGACTGGTACTGCGACCTGCCGCCGTCCTCGCCGCAGACCTGGGGCGAGCAGACCGACGTGCCCGAGAGCGCCGACTGGTACAACTCCACCTTCATCATGATGTGGGGCTCGAACGTGCCGCAGACGCGCACGCCCGACGCCCATTTCATGACCGAGGTCCGCTACAAGGGCGCCAAGACCGTCACGGTCACGCCCGACTACAGCGAGGCCTCGAAGTTCGCCGACGTGTGGCTGGCGCCCAAGCAGGGCACCGACGCCGCGCTCGCGATGGCGATGGGCCACGTCGTGCTGAGCGAATGGCACGTCAAAGGCAGGAGCGCCTATTTCGACGACTACTGCCGCCGCTACACCGACATGCCGATGCTGGTCCGGCTCGAGAAGCGCGACGGCCGCTACGTCGCCGGCCGCTTCCTGCGCGCCTCGGACTTCGTCGACGGCAAGGGCGAGACCAACAACCCCGACTGGAAGACGCTGTGCGTCGACGACGCCACGGGGAACATCGCCGTGCCGACCGGCACCGTGGGCTTCCGGTGGGGTCAGCAGGGGAAGTGGAACCTTGAGACGCGCGACGCCACGACCGGTTCCGAGTTCAAGCCGCGCCTGACGCTGGCCGCCGGCCACGACGAGGTCGTCCCGGTCGGCTTCCCGTATTTCGGCAACATCGCGCACGAGCACTTCAAGAGCACGGCGCACGAATCCGTCCTCGACCGGAACGTGCCGGCCAAGCGCCTCGCGCTGAAGGACGGCGAGGCGCTGGTCGCCACGGTCTACGACCTCTTCCTGGCCAACTACGGCGTCGATCGCGGCCTCGGCGGCGGCAACGTGGCGGCCTCGTTCGACGACGACGTTCCCTACACGCCGGCCTGGCAGGAGCGGATCACCGGCGTTCCCCGCGCCAGCGTGGTCGAGGTGGCGCGCGCCTTCGCCGAGAACGCGCACAAGACCAACGGCAAGTCGATGGTGATCCTCGGCGCCGCGGTGAACCACTGGTACCACGCCGACATGAACTACCGCGCCATCATCAACCTGCTGGTGATGTGCGGATGCGTCGGCCAGTCGGGCGGCGGCTGGGCCCACTACGTCGGCCAGGAGAAGCTGCGGCCGCAGACCGGCTGGGCGCCGCTGGCCTTCGCGCTCGACTGGCACCGCCCGCCCAAGCAGATGAACTCGACCTCGTTCTTCTACCTGCACACCGGCCAGTGGCGGTACGAGAAGGTCGGCGTCGAATCGATCCTCTCGCCGCTCGAGAAGGGCAGCGTCAAGGGCAGTTTGGTCGACCTCAACGTGCGCGCAGAGCGCATGGGCTGGCTGCCGTCGGCGCCGCAGCTGGCGGCCAACGCGCTCGACGTCTGCCGCGACGCCGCCGCCGCCGGCAAGGATCCGGTGGCCTACGCGTGCGACGCGCTCAAGAACCGGACCCTGCGCATGGCCAGCGAGGATCCCGACAATCCCGTGAACTTCCCGCGCAACATGTTCGTCTGGCGCTCGAACCTGCTGGGCTCGAGCGGCAAGGGTCACGAGTACTTCCTCAAGCACCTGCTCGGCACCCAGCACGGCGTGCAGGGCAAGGATCTCGGCGAGGAGGGGGCGGAGAAGCCGCTCGAGGTCCGGTGGCGGGACGCTCCCGACGGCAAGCTGGACCTGCTGGTGACGCTCGACTTCCGCATGTCCACGACATGCATGTACTCCGACATCGTGCTGCCGACTGCCACCTGGTACGAGAAGCACGATCTCAACACGTCGGACATGCACCCCTTCATCCATCCGCTGACCGCGGCGGTCGATCCGGCGTGGGAGGCGCGCAGCGACTGGGAGATCTTCAAGGGCATCGCCAGGTCGTTCTCGGAGGTCTGCAAGCCGCATCTCGGCGTCGAGAAAGAGCTCGTGCTGACGCCGATCATGCACGACACGCCCGGCGAACTCGCGCAGGCGTTCGAACCGAAGGACTGGGGCGCCGGCGAATGCGAGCTGGTCCCGGGCAGGACCGCGCCGTCGATGGCCGTGGTCGAGCGCGACTATCCGAACACCTACCGCAAGTTCACCTCGCTCGGTCCGCTGATGGTGAAAGCCGGAAACGGCGGCAAGGGCATCGGCTGGAACACGGACGACGAGGTCAAGTTCCTCGGCGAGCTGAACGGCGTCGTGACCGAGGACGGCGTGAGCAAGGGCCTGCCCCGGATCGAGACCGACATCGACGCGGCCGAGGTGATCCTGAGCCTGGCGCCGGAGACGAACGGCCACGTCGCGGTCAAGGCGTGGGCGGCCTTGGGCAAGGCCACCGGCCGCGACCACCGCCACCTCGCCGAGGCGCGCGAGGACGACAAGATCCGGTTCCGCGACACCGTCGCGCAGCCGCGCAAGATCATCTCGTCGCCGACCTGGAGCGGGCTGGAGTCCGAGAAGGTCTCCTACAACGCGGGCTACACCAACGTGCACGAGCTGATCCCGTGGCGCACGCTCACGGGCCGCCAGCAGCTCTACCAGGACCACGCGTGGATGCGGGCGTTCGGCGAGGCGCTGTGCTCTTACCGGCCGCCGGTGGACACCGGCACCATCGCGCCGCTTCTCGGCAAGCGCGGCAACGGCAACCGCGAGCTGGTGCTGAACTTCATCACGCCGCACCAGAAATGGGGCATCCACAGCACCTACACCGACAACCTGCTGATGCTGACGCTCTCGCGCGGCGGGCCGATCGTGTGGCTGAGCGAGACCGACGCGAAGGCCGCCGGCATCGAGGACAACGACTGGATCGAGGCGTTCAACGCCAACGGCGCGCTGGTCGCGCGCGCCGTCGTCAGCCAGCGCGTCCCGTCGGGCATGGTCATGATGTACCACGCGCAGGAGAAGATCGTGAACGTGCCGGGCAGCGAGATCACCGGCGCGCGCGGCGGCATCCACAACTCCGTCACGCGCGCCTGCCCGAAGCCGACGCACATGATCGGCGGCTACGCGCAGCAGAGCTACGGGTTCAACTACTACGGGACGATCGGCACGAACCGCGACGAGTTCGTGATCGTGCGGAAGATGGCGAACATCGACTGGCTCGACGGCCCGCTCGTCGCGCCGGCGGCGCGTTGA